The stretch of DNA ATTGCTTTCCCGGTGTCAGTCTGTTTTTGACCATGTATTTTTTTGCATTAGTATGCAAGCATTCTACTTTTTTAAGCGTTGCTTTCTCATGCCACGTAAGATGATTCATAACTTACTCCCTTCCTTTTATTTGCCTGTTATTTTCTTCATGACTACAGGAATGAGCGCATTCATATCATGCGCGCTGAGTGCAGAAGCTCCCCGGTCAGCTGTCCATTCATCGGCGCAAGCGCCGTGCAGAAAGACCGCATTCCCTACGGCTGCCTTAAAGTCAGACGTGCGCATTATGCCAGCCAACAGCATGCCCGTCAGCATATCTCCTGTCCCGCCTTTAGCGAGCGCTTCATTCCCGCTCATATTTATTATACCTGTCCCGTCAGGAAAGGCAATCACTGAATACTGCCCTTTTAATAATACAGTCACTCGCTGTTCACGCGCATATTCAGAGGCCAATTCGATTCGTCTTTTCTGTATAGTTTGCACTGATCCGCCAGTAATCCGTGCGAATTCCCCAGGATGAGGCGTGAGGAGCACATTCGCTTTTCGCTCTTGCAGCCGATAACTTCGTGGACTAAGCGCGCCGGCATCCAAAATCAGGACTCCTTCATGCTGCAAGCATTGTAAAATCGTCCGCTCCAACTGGTCATCAGGCGGCAAGCCACAGCCGATCGCTAGGCCGTCGAAGCGGTCCAGCGGCTCTAATTCTTTGGAAAACTCGTAGGTCGCCTCCGGAGCATGACAGGCGATAATAGCCGCCGCATATTGTGATGTCTGAATCGTCAGCTTTCCAATGCCGCACCGCAATGCTCCAATTGCCGCTAACGCCGCGCTGCCCGGCATTTGATCACTACCGGCGATCAGCAGCCCGTGTCCAAAGCTGCCTTTATGGGCATTGGAAGGGTTAGGCGGCCAGGTCGCTTGCACATCCTCCTTCGTCCATATTCTCCACTTGCTCCATTGAGGCAAACCGATGTCAATCACTGCCGTTTGACCGTAAAATCGTTCAGAAGGGAACAGAAAACGGGACGGTTTGTAACCGTGCAATGCGAAAGTATAATCCGCCTGAAATACTCCTTCATCCGCTTCCCCCGTATTGGCCGTCACGCCTGTCGGTAAGTCAATCGCAATTCTTAAAGCCGTTTGACTGTTCGCCCAGCTTATCACTGTTTTGATCGATTCTGACAGAGGCAGCCGCGTTCGAATTCCTAAAAGACTATCTATAATTACATCATATCTTTTGCTTGGTTGAAACGGCGCTTCCTGAAAGCCCACTTCCCGGAAATAATGCAAATGCTTGAGCGCCTCTTCACTTTGTACTAAGCCGGCAGGAAAGACTAAATCAACCGCATATCCGGCTTGTCTCAAATAGCGGGTCAAAACAATGCCATCACCGCCATTATTGCCTCTTCCGCTTAAAACGAGAATTTGATCCCGCTTGCTGATTAATTCCTTCACTTGATAAAACAGCCCCCGCCCGGCATTCTCCATTAATGTAAATGCCGAAAGCCCTCTATGTATTGCTTGCTCGTCAGCACGCTCAATATCTTGACGGCTGTATAAATACATCTTGCTGCCCCCTTTACTTTACATAATATGATTATAATCTATGTATGATTTATTCTCTTATCATTGTATACTGATCAAAAACTCTTGACAAACGCTATGTTTTTTTCAATTTTATTACTTTTGAATAAGTTACAGCTTTTTTCTTTCAAAATCCGCCATTCACCTGTATAATACATAGAAAATAAAGAATCATTCTTTATCCTGAATTATTCACAGAAATTCAGAAACTTATTATAACTTATGGATTACCAAGCCTTTTCGGCTTTATTGTAATTCATTAAAAAAATGAAAAAAGAATCCATTTCTGTTAAAGTTAAAGTAACCAAACAAAAAGGACTTTTTATATGGTTACTTTAACGCAAAAAACACTTGATTTCAATCATAAAATTAAATTGTCAAATGATGGAGGTTCTCTTTCCTCCGATACAGGTGAGTTTCTTTTTAGAGAATTCGATGAAAAAATTGGTTTTTCAAAGACTTTAGTTAAGTACTTGAGACTTAACGATTCAAGGAAATATTATCTTCATTCAAATGAAAACTTGTTACGTCAAAAAGTCTATCAAATCATTGCCGGGTATGCGGAAGATGATGCGGCTGATCAGTTGACTCATGATCCTGTGTTTAAGGAAATCATTGAAACTCCAACACTTGCTTCCCAGCCCAGTTTGTCTCGCTTTTATACACGATTTGATAAAGATTCAATTGAACAATTAAATCTGGCTAACCAAGAAATGCTTGATAAGATTCATTGTTTTCGACAATCGAAAGAGTTATTTATCGACTTGGATTCGACTCATTCGGATACATATGGGGACCAAGAATCTTCGTCATATAATACTCATTATGGCACGATGGGTTTTCATCCATTAGTCGCCTTTGATGGTGCGACTGGTGACTTTTTGAAAGCACAACTCCGTCCCGGAAATGTTTATACATCAAATGGTGTGGTGGAATTTATTCGGCCTCTCATTAAACATTATAACGAAATGTTTCCGGAAACTACCCTGTTTCTTCGTGGAGATAGCGGGTTTACTGTTCCGGGATTATACGATCTGTGTGAAGAAGAATCTGTTTTGTATATTATTCGGTTGAAATCGAATTCACAACTACAAAGTTTAGCGAAGGAATACCATCCTTCTTCCGCACCTTTAGATGTTTCCAAGACGGAAACCTATTATGAAGAAACGATTTACCAAGCAAAATCATGGTCAAAACCAAGAAGGGTGATTATTCAATTGGTACGTCCTGCAGGTGAGCTGTTCTTTACCCATTCCTTTTTTGTTACTAACTTTGAATTAGCTTTTCCTCAAGATATCGTCCGAGCTTATCAAAAAAGAGGGACGATGGAAAACTATATCAAAGAAGCAAAAAATGGCTTTTACTTTGATCATATGAATAGCCACGCTTTTCTAGTGAACGAAGTAAAAATGATGTTAACACTTCTTGCATATAATTTGACCAATTGGTTACGAACTCTTTGTTTTCCGGAAGGTCAAAAAACTATGCAAATTGATACGATACGTACTCGGTTAATTAAAGCGGCAAGTAAAGTCGTGAAATCAGGTAGATCCCTTTACTTCAAACTATCATCGAGTTTTGTGTATCAAAATTTCTTTTGGGATGTACTGAATCGAATTCAAAAACTACAATTGGAATGACCAATAGAATACTTCTCATAACTGAAAAAAATAAATTTTTCAGTCAAGGGGGAAGTATGCCCAAAATACCAGAGTTGTTCTATTGAAAATTCAGTTATTTTATGAATTGGCTACGGTTCTTAATTAAATACCGTTATGTTCAACTAATTTAACAAATTTTATCAAATGGGATTTGTAGCTATGAATATTTCAGGTTTATTTTTTTAATCCTTGCCATGCGATACTTTGACCAAAATAAGGAGGTTATTTCATGAAGATTATGAGTAATGAAATGCTAGTAGCTGCCTACCGGGATGCCAAGAAGAAAGGTCAAGATCACGATTGGATAAGAATGCTATATAATGAAGTGAAAAAAAGAGGATTAATGCTAAGCAAAAATTAAAATATGAGGTGTGCCGGATTAGGCACACCTTTAATTATGGCTAAAAATGAGGTCTTTGCTGAGGGTTGAACATACTAGGCTGAGCGGCATAGTTTGTCGCCTGCGGCTGCTGAAAGGCGGATTTAACCTGATGTATTTCTTGTGGAAGCGCCTCGCTTGCCGGCTGATAATAATGATGCTGAGTGGCAAATTCATACACGCGGCGCTGCCTTGCTTCATCACCGTTTCTCATTTGTATAAAAGCTTGCCGAAGCTGTTCGTTATCCGTTTGCGAGATGATATTTCCATAGGCGCTCAAGCTGGCGTTAATCGTCGATAGGTAATCATTGATCATTTCTTTTTCGTTTAGCATCTATTGCCCTCCTATTGTAAAAATGAAAGTAGCTTTTGGCAGGAAGCTTTGGCCGCTGCTGCGTCTTGCTGCAGCATTTGCTTTAATTGGACATTTTGTGTTTGCTCAGCAAAAGTTTCAAGTTTTGCCGCGACGGTTTGATGTCCCCCGATTAAATGGCGGATATTCTGTAGCTCCATTTGATTTATAGGCATGTTAGTGCTCCTTTCTGCTTATGGCTTCATCATTATTATGGCAGTACAGCTGTGAAGTATGCACAAAATACAGGGCTGCTTTCAGATGCTTACAAAAGCTGAGTGAATGCCCCAATCCACTAGATAAACGGCAACTTTCATCTTCCCGCAATGCCATACGTTCAGTTCCTGCCCACGGCTCATGGAATTCAGGCTGGATCATGCCAGACTCGCATAAAAAAAGCCAGTCCTTTAACAGGACCGGCCTTCACTCCTTCCATCAACCTTCTAACAGCAGGTCTTCAGGATTTTCAATTAATTCTTTTACAGTTTTCAAGAAGCCTACTGCTTCTTTGCCGTCAATAATTCTATGGTCATATGAAAGAGCCACATACATCATTGGACGGTTTTCAATAGTATCTTTATCGATGGCTACCGGACGTGTCTGGATAGTATGCATGCCCAAAATCCCCGCTTGGCGGCCGTTTAGTATTGGCGTGGACAGCAATGAGCCGAACACACCGCCATTAGTGATCGTAAAGGATCCGCCTTGAAGATCGCTTAGCGCCAATTTATTATCGCGTGCTTTCACTGCCAGGTTATAAATGTCGCTTTCGATTTCCGCGAAGTTTTTGCGGTCGCAATCACGAACAACCGGCACAACTAGACCATCCTCTGTTGAAACAGCTACACCGATATCATAGTACTTTTTCAGAATAAATTCGTTTCCGTCAATTTCTGAATTAACATACGGGTATTTCTTCAGCGCAGCGACGCATGCTTTAGTGAAGAAAGACATAAATCCAAGTCTCACATCATGATCTTCCTGGAACTTCTCTTTTTTGCGTTTGCGAAGATCCATCACAGCTGTCATATCGATTTCATTAAAGGTAGTCAGCATAGCGGCCGTATGCTGAACGTCAACCAATGTTTTCGCAATGGTTTGACGGCGGCGGCTCATGCGTACGCGTTCAACCGGTTTGCTGTCCGCTTGCTTAGATGCTGATGCTGTCTTGGAAGCATCGGCTGGAGCTGTCTTCGGAGCAGCTGGCGCCGGCTGTTTGGAATATGCTTCCACATCCTGCTTGCGAACGCGGCCCATCGGATCCACTGTAGGAACTTCCGTCAGATCAATGCCTTTTTCACGGGCAAGCTTTCTAGCTGCTGGAGAAGCAATCGGACGCTGTTTATTGTCTTCTTGCACTGGAGCCGCTTGCTCGTTCTCCTGCGCTTCTGCCGTTTTTGGCTCTTCCTGCGCTTTTGCTTCTTCTTGTGGAGCTGTTTTTTCTGCTGGAGCTGCTGCCCCCTCCCCTACAACTGCGATGACTTGTCCAACTTCAACGGTGTCGCCTTCTGCTGCTTTTAATTCTTGGATTACACCGGCTTCTTCAGAAATCACTTCCACGTTCACCTTGTCGGTCTCAAGCTCTACGATGTATTCTCCTTTTTCTACATGATCTCCAGGTTGTTTGAGCCATTGTGCAATTGTACCTTCTGTGATTGATTCTGCCAGCTCTGGAACTCTAATTTCAGCCACTATCGTGTCCTCCTCTAAAATGTCTCATCATTAATATATAATATATTTACCATGGTGACGGAAAAGCGAAACAGCATTCAAACAAGTTGAATACAGTCCGCTTTCATCCCCATTGCTTACTTAGTTAACGCTTCGTTTAAAATTCGCTCTTGTTCTTTCTTATGAACCACTGTATCCCCAGCAGAAGGGCTGGAACGGCGGCGGCGGCCAATGTAGCGCACGCGGACACCTTCAGGCGCCACATCTCGAAGTCTTGGATCAATATACGTCCATGCCCCCATATTTTGCGGTTCTTCTTGCAGCCACACCAATTCTTTTACATTTGGATAATGACTTAAAAACTCAGCAATTTCTTCTTTAGGGAAAGGATAGATCTCTTCTACGCGCAATACATGCAGCCAGTCAAGGCCTTCCATTTTGTTGATTTGTTCAGCTACGTCGATCGCCACTTTTCCGCTGCAAAGAACGATTCTTTCCACTTTTTCCGGCTTGTCTCCAAGTCGCGGTTCGGCTGCGACTGGCTTAAATGAACCGGCTGCAAATTCAGAAGCCTTAGACGCTGCTAATGGATGGCGAAGCAAGCTCTTCGGCGTCATGATGACAAGCGGGCGCACCTCTTCTTTTTGCAAAATGGACGCTTGTCTCCGCAGAATATGGAAATACTGAGCGGTGGACGAAAGGTTGGCCACGGTCCAGTTGTTTTCAGCAGCCCCCTGCAAGAAGCGTTCCATTCTTCCGCTTGAATGCTCAGGACCCTGCCCTTCATATCCATGAGGAAGCAGCATAACCAGTCCGGATTTTTGTCCCCATTTTGCTCGGCCTGAAGAAACAAATTGGTCAAACATTACTTGAGCCATATTCGCAAAGTCGCCAAATTGCGCTTCCCAAAGAACCAATGTTTCGGGAGAAAATACATTGTAGCCATATTCATAGCCGACAATGGCCGATTCCGTTAACGGGCTGTTAATGACTACAAAAGAGGAATCCACACCTTCCAAATGATGAAGCGGAATAAATTCTTCGCCTGTCTTTTCATCATGAAGAACAAGATTGCGGTGAGCAAAAGTTCCGCGCTGCGAATCTTGTCCGGTCAAACGAATCGGTGTGCCATCCTTCAAGATGGTGGCAAATGCTAACGCTTCAGCATGGCCCCAGTCAACATTTCCTTCCCTTTCAAATACGTCTTTCCGGCGTTTTAAAATTCGATCCAGCTTTTTAAATACGTTAAAACCTTCCGGCCAGTTTAATAATTCGGTGTTTAGTTTATTCAGTGTTTCAATGTCAACCGCGGTTTCTCCGGAAGGCAGCTCTTTTTCGACAAATTTCGGCGGGTTCATTATGATATCCGGATTGTCATCTTTCTTTGGAACCTTTTCATATATTGCTTTCAGCTTGTTCTCATTATCCTTATACAGTTTGTCTGCCTCTTCTTTCGACAGAACCCCGCGATCGGCAAGCTTGGCTGCATACAGCTCCCGCACAGTCGGATGCTGATGAATTATTTGATACATCATCGGATTAGTGGTCATTGGCTCATCCATTTCATTGTGGCCAAAACGCCGATAACCGATTAAATCAATCACGAAATCTTTGCCGAACAGATTGCGGTACTCAACAGCCATCAGAGCTACAGCTAAGCAAGCTTCCGGATCATCGGCATTGACGTGAACAATCGGCACTTCAAATCCTTTGGCCAAATCAGATGCGTATCGAGTAGAGCGGGAATCATAGCTTTCTGTAGTGAAGCCGATCATATTATTGGCAATAATATGAATAGTTCCCCCTGTCTGATAGCCGGGAACACGGCTCATATTAAATGTTTCGCTGACGATTCCTTGCCCTGGAAACGCGGCATCGCCATGAATCAAAATCGCAAGTGCCGAATCCGTGTTTTGTTCAGGAACCCCCGCTTTGTTCCGATTTTCTTGGGCAGCGCGAGTGTATCCTTCCACAACCGGGGTGACTACTTCAAGGTGGCTCGGGTTATTCGCAAGCGTAATCCGCGTAGTAGCTGCATCTTCTTTAATGCTGCGGTCGGCTCCAAGGTGGTATTTCACATCACCTGTCCAGCCGTATGTAGTCATTTTCATAGAGCCTTCCGGAAGAATGTTTTTGCTTGGCGCATGCTGGAATTCCGCAAAGATCATTTCATATGGCTTGCCAAGAACATGGGCTAAAACGTTAAGACGGCCGCGGTGAGCCATGCCGATATTGATCGTTTTCGCTCCTTTTTCAGTGGAAAGGCGAACCAGTTCATCAAGAAGCGGCACCATGGCGTCTAATCCTTCAATTGAGAAACGCTTCTGTCCTACAAATGTTTTATGAATAAACTTCTCAAAACCCTCTACTTCAGTTAAGCGTTTCAGCAACTGAGCCTTTTG from Bacillus xiapuensis encodes:
- a CDS encoding NAD(P)H-hydrate dehydratase, whose protein sequence is MYLYSRQDIERADEQAIHRGLSAFTLMENAGRGLFYQVKELISKRDQILVLSGRGNNGGDGIVLTRYLRQAGYAVDLVFPAGLVQSEEALKHLHYFREVGFQEAPFQPSKRYDVIIDSLLGIRTRLPLSESIKTVISWANSQTALRIAIDLPTGVTANTGEADEGVFQADYTFALHGYKPSRFLFPSERFYGQTAVIDIGLPQWSKWRIWTKEDVQATWPPNPSNAHKGSFGHGLLIAGSDQMPGSAALAAIGALRCGIGKLTIQTSQYAAAIIACHAPEATYEFSKELEPLDRFDGLAIGCGLPPDDQLERTILQCLQHEGVLILDAGALSPRSYRLQERKANVLLTPHPGEFARITGGSVQTIQKRRIELASEYAREQRVTVLLKGQYSVIAFPDGTGIINMSGNEALAKGGTGDMLTGMLLAGIMRTSDFKAAVGNAVFLHGACADEWTADRGASALSAHDMNALIPVVMKKITGK
- a CDS encoding DUF1657 domain-containing protein → MPINQMELQNIRHLIGGHQTVAAKLETFAEQTQNVQLKQMLQQDAAAAKASCQKLLSFLQ
- a CDS encoding DUF6501 family protein, whose protein sequence is MNHLTWHEKATLKKVECLHTNAKKYMVKNRLTPGKQYDVKNETEEFFFVVDNHGKISGFYKDYFQEVK
- the odhB gene encoding 2-oxoglutarate dehydrogenase complex dihydrolipoyllysine-residue succinyltransferase, which encodes MAEIRVPELAESITEGTIAQWLKQPGDHVEKGEYIVELETDKVNVEVISEEAGVIQELKAAEGDTVEVGQVIAVVGEGAAAPAEKTAPQEEAKAQEEPKTAEAQENEQAAPVQEDNKQRPIASPAARKLAREKGIDLTEVPTVDPMGRVRKQDVEAYSKQPAPAAPKTAPADASKTASASKQADSKPVERVRMSRRRQTIAKTLVDVQHTAAMLTTFNEIDMTAVMDLRKRKKEKFQEDHDVRLGFMSFFTKACVAALKKYPYVNSEIDGNEFILKKYYDIGVAVSTEDGLVVPVVRDCDRKNFAEIESDIYNLAVKARDNKLALSDLQGGSFTITNGGVFGSLLSTPILNGRQAGILGMHTIQTRPVAIDKDTIENRPMMYVALSYDHRIIDGKEAVGFLKTVKELIENPEDLLLEG
- a CDS encoding IS1380-like element ISBco1 family transposase; translated protein: MVTLTQKTLDFNHKIKLSNDGGSLSSDTGEFLFREFDEKIGFSKTLVKYLRLNDSRKYYLHSNENLLRQKVYQIIAGYAEDDAADQLTHDPVFKEIIETPTLASQPSLSRFYTRFDKDSIEQLNLANQEMLDKIHCFRQSKELFIDLDSTHSDTYGDQESSSYNTHYGTMGFHPLVAFDGATGDFLKAQLRPGNVYTSNGVVEFIRPLIKHYNEMFPETTLFLRGDSGFTVPGLYDLCEEESVLYIIRLKSNSQLQSLAKEYHPSSAPLDVSKTETYYEETIYQAKSWSKPRRVIIQLVRPAGELFFTHSFFVTNFELAFPQDIVRAYQKRGTMENYIKEAKNGFYFDHMNSHAFLVNEVKMMLTLLAYNLTNWLRTLCFPEGQKTMQIDTIRTRLIKAASKVVKSGRSLYFKLSSSFVYQNFFWDVLNRIQKLQLE
- the sda gene encoding sporulation histidine kinase inhibitor Sda, producing the protein MKIMSNEMLVAAYRDAKKKGQDHDWIRMLYNEVKKRGLMLSKN
- a CDS encoding 2-oxoglutarate dehydrogenase E1 component — protein: MNMQTAQGNPWSKFFGPNLGYVMEVYEQYLQDPESVDPELKQMFDEWGAPVVEEPGTEGGQTAAPASPGDLKVLFNAVKLADSIRIYGHLAADINPLNDRNKDTRRIELSTYDLTEADLRKVPVQYICPDAPSHVKDGFDAIQHLKKVYTDKVAFELAQVHDLEEKQWLRSQIESTGYYPTFSNDQKAQLLKRLTEVEGFEKFIHKTFVGQKRFSIEGLDAMVPLLDELVRLSTEKGAKTINIGMAHRGRLNVLAHVLGKPYEMIFAEFQHAPSKNILPEGSMKMTTYGWTGDVKYHLGADRSIKEDAATTRITLANNPSHLEVVTPVVEGYTRAAQENRNKAGVPEQNTDSALAILIHGDAAFPGQGIVSETFNMSRVPGYQTGGTIHIIANNMIGFTTESYDSRSTRYASDLAKGFEVPIVHVNADDPEACLAVALMAVEYRNLFGKDFVIDLIGYRRFGHNEMDEPMTTNPMMYQIIHQHPTVRELYAAKLADRGVLSKEEADKLYKDNENKLKAIYEKVPKKDDNPDIIMNPPKFVEKELPSGETAVDIETLNKLNTELLNWPEGFNVFKKLDRILKRRKDVFEREGNVDWGHAEALAFATILKDGTPIRLTGQDSQRGTFAHRNLVLHDEKTGEEFIPLHHLEGVDSSFVVINSPLTESAIVGYEYGYNVFSPETLVLWEAQFGDFANMAQVMFDQFVSSGRAKWGQKSGLVMLLPHGYEGQGPEHSSGRMERFLQGAAENNWTVANLSSTAQYFHILRRQASILQKEEVRPLVIMTPKSLLRHPLAASKASEFAAGSFKPVAAEPRLGDKPEKVERIVLCSGKVAIDVAEQINKMEGLDWLHVLRVEEIYPFPKEEIAEFLSHYPNVKELVWLQEEPQNMGAWTYIDPRLRDVAPEGVRVRYIGRRRRSSPSAGDTVVHKKEQERILNEALTK